One region of Danio aesculapii chromosome 7, fDanAes4.1, whole genome shotgun sequence genomic DNA includes:
- the pik3c3 gene encoding phosphatidylinositol 3-kinase catalytic subunit type 3 isoform X2 → MDTDKFNYVYSCDLDINVQLKIGSLEGKREQKSYKALLEDPMLRFSGLYQESCSDLYVTCQVFAEGKPLALPVRTSYKAFSTRWNWNEWLRLPVKYPDLPQSAQVTLTVWDVYGPGRATPVGGTTVTLFGKYGMFRQGMHDLKVWPGVEGDGSEPTSTPGRTSSSLAEDQMGRLAKLTKAHRQGHMVKVDWLDRLTFREIEMINESEKRSSNFMYLMVEFPRVKSGEREYSIVYYEKDADESSPLPTSSDIVKVPDPQMCMENLVESKHHKLARSLRSGPSDHDLKPNAATRDQLNIIVSYPPTKQLSSEEQDLVWKFRYYLTTQEKALTKFLKCVNWDLPQEAKQALELLGKWRPMDVEDSLELLSSQFTNPTVRRYAVARLQQADDEDLLMYLLQLVQALKYENFNDIQGGLEPANKRDNQGGLTESSTIGDLDSSQLASAIAVMPSSQKGKEGTDGENLEQDLCTFLISRACKNSTLANYLYWYVIVECEDQDTQQRDPKTHDMYLNVMRRFSQALLKGDKSVRVMRSLLASQQTFVDRLVQLMKAVQRESGNRKKKTERLQSLLADNEKVNLSEIEPIPLPLEPQIRIKGIIPETATLFKSALMPAKLIFKTEDGEQYPVIFKHGDDLRQDQLILQIISLMDKLLRKENLDLKLTPYKVLATSTKHGFMQFVQSVPVAEVLATEGNIQSFFRKYAPNDKGPYGISSEVMDTYVKSCAGYCVITYILGVGDRHLDNLLLTKTGKLFHIDFGYILGRDPKPLPPPMKLSKEMVEGMGGMQSEQYQEFRKQCYTAFLHLRRYSNLILNLFSLMVDANIPDIALEPDKTVKKVQDKFRLDLSDEEAVHYMQSLIDESVGALFAAVVEQIHKFAQYWRR, encoded by the exons ATGGACACTGACAAGTTTAACTATGTGTACAGTTGCGATTTGGACATAAACGTCCAACTGAAAAT AGGTAGTCTGGAGGGCAAGCGAGAGCAGAAGAGCTACAAAGCTCTGCTTGAAGACCCCATGCTGCGATTCTCAGGACTCTATCAGGAGAGCTGCTCTGACCTGTACGTCACTTGTCAGGTGTTTGCTGAGGGAAAACCACTCGCCCTGCCTGTACGAACCTCTTATAAGGCCTTCAGCACTCGCTGGAA CTGGAATGAGTGGCTCCGGCTGCCCGTGAAGTATCCTGACCTGCCTCAGAGTGCCCAGGTGACTTTGACTGTGTGGGATGTGTATGGACCTGGTCGCGCCACACCTGTTGGGGGCACTACAGTCACCTTGTTTGGAAAATATGG AATGTTCCGGCAGGGCATGCATGATCTGAAGGTGTGGCCGGGTGTGGAGGGCGATGGCTCTGAGCCCACCAGTACACCAGGACGGACTAGCAGCTCTCTGGCAGAGGACCAGATGGGCCGCCTGGCCAAG CTAACAAAAGCTCACCGTCAGGGACACATGGTTAAAGTGGACTGGCTGGATCGCTTGACCTTCAGAGAGATTGAGATGATCAACGAG AGTGAGAAGCGTAGCTCTAATTTTATGTACCTTATGGTTGAATTCCCCCGCGTCAAAAGTGGTGAACGTGAATACAGCATTGTCTATTACGAAAAG GATGCAGATGAATCCTCTCCTTTGCCCACCAGTTCAGATATCGTGAAAGTGCCTGACCCCCAGATGTGCATG GAAAATCTAGTGGAGAGTAAGCATCATAAACTGGCCCGAAGTTTGCGCAGTGGACCTTCTGACCACGATCTCAAACCTAACGCAGCCACACGCGATCAacttaat ATCATAGTGAGCTACCCACCTACAAAACAGCTGAGCTCTGAGGAACAAGACCTTGTGTGGAAGTTTAGATACTACCTCACCACGCAGGAGAAG GCTCTCACGAAGTTCCTGAAGTGCGTGAACTGGGATCTGCCACAGGAGGCCAAACAGGCACTGGAGCTGCTGGGAAAGTGGCGTCCGATGGATGTGGAGGATTCACTGGAGCTGCTGTCCTCGCAGTTCACCAACCCCACCGTCAGACGCTATGCTGTTGCCAGGCTACAGCAAGCCGATGATGAG GATCTGCTCATGTACTTGCTCCAGCTGGTGCAGGCATTGAAATATGAGAATTTCAATGATATCCAGGGTGGTTTGGAGCCTGCCAATAAGAGAGACAATCAGGGGGGTTTGACCGAGAGCTCAACAATAGGAGATCTGGACAG TTCTCAGTTGGCATCAGCTATTGCAGTGATGCCCAGCTCACAGAAAGGCAAAGAGGGAACAGATGGTGAAAATCTAGAG CAAGATCTGTGCACCTTCCTTATATCACGTGCCTGCAAAAACTCTACGCTGGCAAACTATTTATACTG GTATGTGATAGTGGAGTGTGAGGATCAGGACACGCAGCAGAGAGACCCAAAAACCCATGACATGTACCTCAATGTGATGAGGCGTTTCAGTCAGGCTCTGCTTAAG GGTGATAAAAGTGTGCGAGTTATGCGTTCACTTCTGGCCTCCCAGCAGACGTTTGTAGACAGACTGGTGCAGCTCATGAAAGCCGTTCAGAGAGAGAGCGGAAACCGCAAGAAAAAG ACGGAGCGCTTACAGAGCCTGTTGGCTGATAATGAGAAGGTGAATCTGTCAGAGATCGAGCCCATTCCTCTCCCTCTAGAGCCACAGATCCGCATCAAAGGCATCATTCCTGAGACCGCAACGCTCTTCAAG AGTGCTTTGATGCCAGCAAAGCTCATCTTTAAGACTGAAGATGGAGAGCAATATCCTGTCATCTTCAAACATGGAGACGACCTGCGGCAGGACCAGCTCATCCTGCAGATTATCTCACTCATGGACAAG TTGCTGAGGAAAGAGAATTTGGACCTGAAGTTGACCCCATACAAAGTTTTGGCGACCAGCACCAAACACG GTTTTATGCAGTTTGTGCAGTCAGTGCCTGTGGCTGAGGTTTTAGCGACTGAAGGAAACATTCAG AGTTTCTTCAGAAAGTACGCACCGAATGATAAAGGACCGTATGGCATCAGCTCTGAGGTCATGGACACGTATGTTAAAAGCTGTG CGGGTTATTGTGTGATCACCTATATCCTCGGGGTTGGAGACCGACATCTAGACAACCTGCTTCTCACCAAAACTG GGAAGCTGTTTCATATAGATTTTGGGTATATTTTGGGTCGGGACCCTAAACCCCTGCCACCCCCCATGAAGCTGAGCAAGGAAATGGTGGAGGGGATGGGGGGCATGCAGAGCGAGCAATACCAGGAATTCAGGAAACAGTGCTACACCGCTTTCCTGCACCTACGCAG ATACTCCAATCTGATTTTGAATCTGTTCTCTCTGATGGTGGATGCTAATATTCCAGACATTGCACTAGAGCCTGACAAAACCGTGAAAAAG GTTCAGGACAAGTTTCGATTGGACCTCTCAGATGAGGAGGCGGTGCATTACATGCAGAGTCTGATTGATGAGAGCGTTGGAGCTTTGTTTGCTGCTGTGGTTGAACAGATACACAAGTttgcacag TATTGGCGCAGATGA
- the pik3c3 gene encoding phosphatidylinositol 3-kinase catalytic subunit type 3 isoform X1 has protein sequence MDTDKFNYVYSCDLDINVQLKIGSLEGKREQKSYKALLEDPMLRFSGLYQESCSDLYVTCQVFAEGKPLALPVRTSYKAFSTRWNWNEWLRLPVKYPDLPQSAQVTLTVWDVYGPGRATPVGGTTVTLFGKYGMFRQGMHDLKVWPGVEGDGSEPTSTPGRTSSSLAEDQMGRLAKGPDLEILSDLTKAHRQGHMVKVDWLDRLTFREIEMINESEKRSSNFMYLMVEFPRVKSGEREYSIVYYEKDADESSPLPTSSDIVKVPDPQMCMENLVESKHHKLARSLRSGPSDHDLKPNAATRDQLNIIVSYPPTKQLSSEEQDLVWKFRYYLTTQEKALTKFLKCVNWDLPQEAKQALELLGKWRPMDVEDSLELLSSQFTNPTVRRYAVARLQQADDEDLLMYLLQLVQALKYENFNDIQGGLEPANKRDNQGGLTESSTIGDLDSSQLASAIAVMPSSQKGKEGTDGENLEQDLCTFLISRACKNSTLANYLYWYVIVECEDQDTQQRDPKTHDMYLNVMRRFSQALLKGDKSVRVMRSLLASQQTFVDRLVQLMKAVQRESGNRKKKTERLQSLLADNEKVNLSEIEPIPLPLEPQIRIKGIIPETATLFKSALMPAKLIFKTEDGEQYPVIFKHGDDLRQDQLILQIISLMDKLLRKENLDLKLTPYKVLATSTKHGFMQFVQSVPVAEVLATEGNIQSFFRKYAPNDKGPYGISSEVMDTYVKSCAGYCVITYILGVGDRHLDNLLLTKTGKLFHIDFGYILGRDPKPLPPPMKLSKEMVEGMGGMQSEQYQEFRKQCYTAFLHLRRYSNLILNLFSLMVDANIPDIALEPDKTVKKVQDKFRLDLSDEEAVHYMQSLIDESVGALFAAVVEQIHKFAQYWRR, from the exons ATGGACACTGACAAGTTTAACTATGTGTACAGTTGCGATTTGGACATAAACGTCCAACTGAAAAT AGGTAGTCTGGAGGGCAAGCGAGAGCAGAAGAGCTACAAAGCTCTGCTTGAAGACCCCATGCTGCGATTCTCAGGACTCTATCAGGAGAGCTGCTCTGACCTGTACGTCACTTGTCAGGTGTTTGCTGAGGGAAAACCACTCGCCCTGCCTGTACGAACCTCTTATAAGGCCTTCAGCACTCGCTGGAA CTGGAATGAGTGGCTCCGGCTGCCCGTGAAGTATCCTGACCTGCCTCAGAGTGCCCAGGTGACTTTGACTGTGTGGGATGTGTATGGACCTGGTCGCGCCACACCTGTTGGGGGCACTACAGTCACCTTGTTTGGAAAATATGG AATGTTCCGGCAGGGCATGCATGATCTGAAGGTGTGGCCGGGTGTGGAGGGCGATGGCTCTGAGCCCACCAGTACACCAGGACGGACTAGCAGCTCTCTGGCAGAGGACCAGATGGGCCGCCTGGCCAAG GGCCCAGACCTGGAGATACTTAGTGAC CTAACAAAAGCTCACCGTCAGGGACACATGGTTAAAGTGGACTGGCTGGATCGCTTGACCTTCAGAGAGATTGAGATGATCAACGAG AGTGAGAAGCGTAGCTCTAATTTTATGTACCTTATGGTTGAATTCCCCCGCGTCAAAAGTGGTGAACGTGAATACAGCATTGTCTATTACGAAAAG GATGCAGATGAATCCTCTCCTTTGCCCACCAGTTCAGATATCGTGAAAGTGCCTGACCCCCAGATGTGCATG GAAAATCTAGTGGAGAGTAAGCATCATAAACTGGCCCGAAGTTTGCGCAGTGGACCTTCTGACCACGATCTCAAACCTAACGCAGCCACACGCGATCAacttaat ATCATAGTGAGCTACCCACCTACAAAACAGCTGAGCTCTGAGGAACAAGACCTTGTGTGGAAGTTTAGATACTACCTCACCACGCAGGAGAAG GCTCTCACGAAGTTCCTGAAGTGCGTGAACTGGGATCTGCCACAGGAGGCCAAACAGGCACTGGAGCTGCTGGGAAAGTGGCGTCCGATGGATGTGGAGGATTCACTGGAGCTGCTGTCCTCGCAGTTCACCAACCCCACCGTCAGACGCTATGCTGTTGCCAGGCTACAGCAAGCCGATGATGAG GATCTGCTCATGTACTTGCTCCAGCTGGTGCAGGCATTGAAATATGAGAATTTCAATGATATCCAGGGTGGTTTGGAGCCTGCCAATAAGAGAGACAATCAGGGGGGTTTGACCGAGAGCTCAACAATAGGAGATCTGGACAG TTCTCAGTTGGCATCAGCTATTGCAGTGATGCCCAGCTCACAGAAAGGCAAAGAGGGAACAGATGGTGAAAATCTAGAG CAAGATCTGTGCACCTTCCTTATATCACGTGCCTGCAAAAACTCTACGCTGGCAAACTATTTATACTG GTATGTGATAGTGGAGTGTGAGGATCAGGACACGCAGCAGAGAGACCCAAAAACCCATGACATGTACCTCAATGTGATGAGGCGTTTCAGTCAGGCTCTGCTTAAG GGTGATAAAAGTGTGCGAGTTATGCGTTCACTTCTGGCCTCCCAGCAGACGTTTGTAGACAGACTGGTGCAGCTCATGAAAGCCGTTCAGAGAGAGAGCGGAAACCGCAAGAAAAAG ACGGAGCGCTTACAGAGCCTGTTGGCTGATAATGAGAAGGTGAATCTGTCAGAGATCGAGCCCATTCCTCTCCCTCTAGAGCCACAGATCCGCATCAAAGGCATCATTCCTGAGACCGCAACGCTCTTCAAG AGTGCTTTGATGCCAGCAAAGCTCATCTTTAAGACTGAAGATGGAGAGCAATATCCTGTCATCTTCAAACATGGAGACGACCTGCGGCAGGACCAGCTCATCCTGCAGATTATCTCACTCATGGACAAG TTGCTGAGGAAAGAGAATTTGGACCTGAAGTTGACCCCATACAAAGTTTTGGCGACCAGCACCAAACACG GTTTTATGCAGTTTGTGCAGTCAGTGCCTGTGGCTGAGGTTTTAGCGACTGAAGGAAACATTCAG AGTTTCTTCAGAAAGTACGCACCGAATGATAAAGGACCGTATGGCATCAGCTCTGAGGTCATGGACACGTATGTTAAAAGCTGTG CGGGTTATTGTGTGATCACCTATATCCTCGGGGTTGGAGACCGACATCTAGACAACCTGCTTCTCACCAAAACTG GGAAGCTGTTTCATATAGATTTTGGGTATATTTTGGGTCGGGACCCTAAACCCCTGCCACCCCCCATGAAGCTGAGCAAGGAAATGGTGGAGGGGATGGGGGGCATGCAGAGCGAGCAATACCAGGAATTCAGGAAACAGTGCTACACCGCTTTCCTGCACCTACGCAG ATACTCCAATCTGATTTTGAATCTGTTCTCTCTGATGGTGGATGCTAATATTCCAGACATTGCACTAGAGCCTGACAAAACCGTGAAAAAG GTTCAGGACAAGTTTCGATTGGACCTCTCAGATGAGGAGGCGGTGCATTACATGCAGAGTCTGATTGATGAGAGCGTTGGAGCTTTGTTTGCTGCTGTGGTTGAACAGATACACAAGTttgcacag TATTGGCGCAGATGA